The Marivirga tractuosa DSM 4126 genome contains the following window.
CCCAATCTCCTGTGCAATTGAAGTTGATCCATATAGGATAACTAATAAAAGACTTAAAACTAATTTTTTCATAAGGTGCTATTTTAAAACTAAGGTCTTAAACTACACTTTTATGAGAGGAACTGAAAATGATATTTGATGAAAGGAGGATTTGGTTAGCTAATCTCAATAAAAAACCGCCTCCATAGGAAGCGGCTTTCCGGCTTAAAATGAAAAAACAACACCTAAACAAACACCTGTTTTGTTTAGGTCTCGCCTTATTTTCAGTTACATTTTTAGGGTAAGACCTAGAGTTAAATAGCTTAAAGCTCCTCTACCTCCTTCAGCATAAAGGGCAAAGTTATCGCTGAAATAATATCGAGCTCCTAAGGCTGGTCTCAGAAATACAAAATCAACGTCTCCTTCGAAATTTGTATCGCCAGTATAAGTAAATACTTCAAAACCAAAATTGGCTAAGATATACAAATCCCATTTAGAGTCATCAATATCAACATCCAGTTCTTCTTTCAGTAAAGTACTGTAATGGAACGAGCCTCTTGCCCCAAAAGCAATTATATTGAAGCCATAATCATCATTTAAATAAGAGTATCTCCAGCCTTTATAGCCCACATATGGACCAATTCCAAAATAATCGTGCACCCCTATTTCATAATTTGCCGTAAGTGCGGGCAAACTAAAAGTTTGATTACCTACTAATCCATATCCGTAATAGCCTACACCAATTCCAGGATTAAATAAATTATCGCCTTTTTGGTAAACAGTTCCACCACCTTCACCCTGTGCCTTACTTGTAAAAGACAAAAGACTGAGTACTGATATAAGTATTATTGTTACTTTCTTCATAGTTTAAATATTAAGAAGCGAGGCAGAAATTAAACCTACCTCGCTGACTATTTATTAATCTATAAGGACTGACCCTGATACATTCCCAGAAAAAGTATTACTTGCAGTTGCCCCTTCAACATCGTTTACTGAGGCTCCACCTGATTGATCAATAGCTATGCCATATCCACCTGAACCAGTGAATTGTGAATTGGTGATGCTAATAACCGAGTTCGTAAAAACACCAAGATTACATTTAAAATCAGCATTGCTAGGGAAAGGCATTTCTGAAAAACCACCGTTACTTATAATTACATAATCAAGCTTATTATTGGCATTTGAAGAGGCAATCCTTAGACCTTCCCATTTAATCCCACTGGTTGAAGTAAATGTAATCTCATTTCCTGCACTTCCTTCGGCAATAATTGAACCATCTATTTGAATATGTCTGTCTTCTCTTGCTTCAAAATATGCACCTGCAGCAATAGTTAAGTTTCCATTTATATCAAGATTTCCATCGATAATATATTTTGAAGAACCATTTAACTTATTCCAAGTTACAGTCTCTTCAGGAACTAATGAAGATCCAAATATCTCAACCTCTCCTTGTGCATTATTGGAAAAAGTTGTAGCTCCATCTATCTTAGATACATGAAATGCATTTAAACTTATTGCGGTTTGATTATCTGAAAAATCATTACTTGAGAAAGTTCCTAGGTCAGATAAATCATCATTAACGTGCAAACCATAACCATCACTATTAGAAATAGATGAATTAGTCAAATTCAAAAACCCTCCTGCATCCAAAGCAATATTGGCTTTATAATCTGCGCTACTTGCTAAAGCCCATTCTGAATTTCCAGCATATGATACCTCTACATTATTTAAACTATTGTTTTGATTTGAAGAACTGATGTAGATCCCTTGCCAGTGTATTCCCCCTGAAATATTAGAACTGGTGAAGGTAATAGTGTTAGATTCTCCTCCATCCGCATTGATGCTAGCACCTGAATTGATTGAAAAATAAGTATCTTCATCAAAAGCAAAATTAGATCCCTCAGCAATCGTAAGATTACCATTTATGTTTATATCTCCACTTACTCTATACTGTGTATTAGCATTCAATTTGTTCCAAGTTACAGTTTCAGTATCCGGAAGAGTCGAACCAAAAATTTCAACATCTGCATTTGCATTATTGTTGAATGAAGTAGCGCCATCAAGTTTGGCTACATTTAGCGCTCTGACTGAAATACCTCTACTATTATTTTCAAAAATATTATTAGCAAAAGTACCTAAATCACTCTGATCATCATTTACATGAACTCCATATCCTGCACTATTGCTGATGGTGGAGTTTTCAATATTTAAAAATCCACCTTCGTCTAATCCAATATTGGCTTTATAATCTGCACTGCTTCCAAAAGCCATTTCTGAATTTCCTGCATACTCAACCGTGGTGAATTCCAAACTATTTCTTTGATCGGATGATTGAATAAAAATCCCCTTCCAAAGTTGGCCTGCTGCTACATTAGAAGATGTCAATTTTACCATGTCTTCTGCAGTCCCATTCGCATCAAACACTCCACCAGAACCTATATAAATTTGTACGTTTTCATCTAAAATCACTGTGACACCCGGATCAATTGTTAAATAAGCAGAGACAGAAATGTTCCCTATCACCTGATAATCAGGTAAACTAGAGTCTTCATAAACATTTTCCCAAGTAGTGTCTTCTATTACATCAGAATCAATGATTACCGGAGAAACCTCGGCTTCAATAGTTGCTTGCGCAGTACTTTCATTTCCCTGACCGTCATCAACTGTTAATTGGATGGTATATTCACCAGCTACATCTGCTGTAAATTCCAATGTAACCGTTTCTTCATTCGCTAAAGTCGGTGTGCTTCCAGAAGGGGCTGAAGTAACTTCCCATAAATAAGTTAAATCATCATTTTCTGGGTCAGATGAGTTTGCTCCTGATAATTGGAATGTGTTTCCAACATTAATAACATTATTGTCATTTTCTGGAGCTATCAATTGACTATTTTCATCTGTGATGATAGCCTCAGGAGCTTCGTTATTATTAACAGTAACAAAAATTACAACATCATCAGTTGCTGTATTACCATCTTCATCTTCAACCGTCAAGGAAGCGGTATATTCACCTTCAAGATCAGGGACAAAACTTGCCTGTTCGCTTGATGCATCAGAAATACTTACACTACTGCCTGTGGGAGATTGAGTTAATTCCCAACTAAATGTTAAGGCACCTCCATCCGGATCAGAAGAATTACTTCCATTGAGTGTGACATTACTATCCACAAACGCATTAATATCTGTTCCTGCATCAGCCACAGGTGGTTCTCCTACAATCGGATCTTCTTTTGTACATGAAATCATGACGAGGACAGCAATAGCCAGCGTCCCCCATTTTCTTAATTGATTTAAATTTTTCATAATTGTTTAGATATAGTTTTTTCTTTTCATCATGCTATACACCAACTTTTTCTAAGTTGGGTCATATTTTAATAATTATTATAAAAAAATATCTATCACTAACAAATTCCGTTTTCTCAGGTTAGCCTTTTATCTTTGTAAGCTTATGGAAGTAGTAGAAAAAACAGATGGTCAGATAGATTTCGAAAGTCTTGACCCTAAAAAATATATCATCATAAAAGGTGCTCGGGTCAATAATTTAAAAAACCTTAGTGTTGCCATTCCAAGAAATAAACTAGTGGTAGTTACTGGACTGTCAGGTTCTGGCAAATCATCTCTAGCATTTGACACACTATTTGCCGAAGGGCAGAGAATGTATGTGGAAAGCTTGAGTTCTTATGCTCGTCAGTTCTTGGGAAGAATGGAGAAACCTGAAGTTGATTATATCAGAGGGGTATCACCTGCCATTGCAATAGAACAAAAAGTAAATACCCGAAATCCGCGTTCTACGGTTGGGACTACTACTGAAATTTACGATTATATGAAACTCCTTTTCGCTAGAATTGGAGTGACCTATTCTCCTAAGAGCGGCAAGATCGTGACAAGAGATACCGTCACTAGTATTTCAGATGAAATTCACCAACATAAGGAAGGTGACCGATTTATGATACTGGCGCCTTTAATTGTAACTAAAGGCAGGACTTCACTACAAGAATTGGAATTGCTTTTGAGCAAAGGATACACAAGGGTTATCCATAAAGATGAAGTATTGCAGATCGAAGATATTCTAGAAGAAGAGCAAGCCTTGAAAAGAAAAGAACTTTTTATTCTGATTGACAGGACATCTGTTCAGAAGGAGGATGAAGACAATCAATTTAGAATTGCCGATTCTATTCAAACTGCTTTTTTTGAAGGTCATGGAGAATGTGTGATTGATTTTGTAGAAAGCGAAGGCAAAAAAGGATACAATGACCGTTTTGAATTAGACGGAATCCAATTTGAAGAACCTTCTATCAATTTATTTAGCTTCAATAATCCGTATGGGGCTTGCAGGACTTGTGAAGGCTTTGGTAAAGTCTTAGGTATAGATGAAGATTTAGTAATTCCTGATAAAACGCTCTCTGTCTATGAAGGAGCAATTGCCCCTTGGAAAGGAGAAACCATGAAAAAATGGGCAGAACCGCTATTGAAACATGGAATTGAATTCGATTTTCCTATACACCGACCAATTGAAGAACTGTCTACAGAAGAATATCAATTACTATGGGAAGGAAATAAATATTTCAAAGGGTTAAATGCATTTTTTGACCACCTGCAATCTAAAATGCATAAAATTCAGTACAGAGTAATGCTTTCTCGATATAGAGGACGCACAGTCTGCCCTGATTGCAAAGGAACAAGATTAAGAAAAGACGCAGGTTATGTGAAAATCAATGATGCTTCGATCATTGAATTGGTTTTAAAGCCAATTGATAAATTAATTGAGTTTTTTAATGGCATTAAGCTCACAAAAAATGAGCAAAAAATAGCTGGCAGAATACTAAAGGAGATTAGCAATAGATTGGAGTACCTGATGGAAGTAGGTTTGAGTTATCTTACACTCAATCGTCTTACATCGTCACTGTCTGGTGGTGAATTTCAGCGAATTAAATTGGCTACTTCATTAGGAAGCGCTTTGGTGGGTTCCATGTATATTTTGGATGAACCCTCTATTGGTTTGCATCCAAGAGATACTGCACGTTTAGTAAAGGTATTGAAATCATTACGTGATATGGGCAATACCGTCATTGTAGTAGAACATGAAGAAGAAGTAATGCTAGAAGCCGATGAAATTATTGACATCGGCCCTGATGCAGGAGTTCATGGCGGAAATCTGGTATTCCAGGGAAATTTAGATGAATTAAAAAAAGCTGACAATACCCATACTGCTAGATTTCTAAATGGCAGCAATGAGGTAGCGGTTCCGAAAAGCCGGAGAAAATGGAAAAATAGTATTTCCATAAAAGGAGCCAAAGAAAACAATCTTAATATTAAAGAGGTAAAAATACCTTTAGAGGTTTTGACTGTAGTAACTGGTGTCAGTGGTTCCGGGAAATCTACTTTGATTAAGAAAATATTGAATCCGGCTTTGGCCAAAATGATTGGGCAAGGAAGTACGGAAAGCACTGGTAAATTCGAAAAGCTGGATGGAGATTATAAAAAAGTAAAATCTATTGAGTTTGTGGATCAAAATCCGATTGGAAAATCTTCTCGCTCCAATCCAGTGACTTATGTAAAGGCCTATGATGCTATTCGTCAATTGTTTTCAGATCAGACTTTAGCAAAGCAAAGAGGCTATAAACCTGCCTTTTTCAGTTTTAATGTAGATGGCGGAAGATGTGAAATGTGTCAGGGAGAAGGCATCCAGAAAATTGAGATGCAGTTTATGGCTGATATCGAACTGACCTGTGAAAGTTGTAAAGGGCAAAGATTCAAAAATGAAATACTGGAAATAAAATATCAGGACAAAAATATAGCGGATGTTCTCGATATGACGGTAGAAGAAAGCTTAGAATTCTTTGAAGGTAACAATCCTGTAATTAATAAATTACAACCTCTATTTGATGTAGGATTAGGCTATATCAGGTTAGGTCAATCTTCCAATTCATTGAGTGGTGGTGAAGCGCAAAGAGTCAAATTAGCATCCTACCTAGGAAAAGGAGGCGCTATAAAAAATGATCATAATCTGTTTATTTTTGATGAACCTACTACTGGCTTACATTTCCACGACATCAAAAAATTATTAGAATCTATCAATGCGTTGATTGAACAGGGAAATTCAGTAATTATTATTGAGCACAATATGGAAGTCATCAAAACAGCTGACTGGATTATTGATTTAGGTCCAGAAGGTGGAGAAAAAGGCGGAAAAGTTGTTTTCGAAGGTCTACCTGAAGAAATGGCTAAGCTAAAGGATAATTATACAGCTCAGTTTTTGAAGGACAAATTATAAACCTGAAAATAAGAAGTCAGCATAGTTCTTTTTTAAATTCTATCATGAATACCAGTTTTTTGTATCTGCTAATTGGTCAATTCATGGACTTTGTCAAAGCCTTGATCGAAAAAGAAGCGAATTAAAACACTTTATAATAAATTAATTATGAAAAAATAAAACCGAATGAACATTCATTCTTACATTTGCATCAATGAATAAAAGAGAACTCATATTAGAAGCTACACTTGATTTGATCACGGAAAATGGTTTTCATGCCACTCCAATGTCAATGATTAGCAAACAGGCCAAAGTAGCAGCTGGCACAATCTATCATCACTTTGAAAATAAAGAAATTCTATTAGAAGCTTTGTACACAGAATCGAAGCAAAAAATGGGCAGAGCCATGCAATTGGCTACAGTGAATGGAGAGAATTATGAAGCTGATTATAAGTCGATATGGATTTCACTATTTATCTTCTATGCGGAAAATAGCAAAACATTTCAGTTTCTGGAACAATATGCTCAATCTCCCTTTATCAGAAAAGAAACTAAAGAAGAACAACGAAAACATTATCAGCCAATTATTGACTTCCTCGGTGAAGGAATAAGAAAAGGATTCCTAAAGTCGATGGATGTAGAAATTTTAACTGAAATGGTGCATGGCACAGTGGTTTCAGCAGCAAAAATATTTCATCAGCAAAAAGGGCTATCTAAAAATACAATAGACGAATTAGCTCAGTTCGCCTGGCAAGCTGCTGTAGCATAAAAATTTTAATTAAAAACCGAATGCATATTCAATCTATAAATATTAATAAAATGAAAACTGCATTAATTACAGGAGCTTCTTCAGGCATTGGCATGGAGCTAGCAAAAATTCACGCACAAAAAGGAGACAATCTAGTTTTAGTGGCTAGATCAGAACAAAAATTGAATGATCTTAAAAAGGAACTAGAAAGTCAGTACAAAATCACAGCAACCGTTATTGCATTAGATCTTTCCAATCCTGAGGCTGCGCACCAACTCTTTGACTTAACCGAAAAGGACAATATTCAAGTTGACTATCTGATCAATAATGCTGGCTTTGGTGATTTTGAGGAATTTCAAAAATCAGATTTAAATAAAGCCATGCAAATGATAGATCTCAATACTAAAAGCTTAACCATTCTAAGCAAACTTTATTTAGATGGGATGGTAGAAAGAAAATCAGGGAGAATTATGCAATTGGCCTCCACAGCATCTTTTCAGCCTGGCCCTTTGATGGCGGTTTATTATGCCACAAAACATTATGTGCTGGCTTTTTCAGAAGCAATAGCAGAAGAATTAAAAGGTTCTGGTGTTACGGTTACAGCATTATGTCCAGGCCCTACATCATCAGGTTTTCAAAATGCTGCAGATCTAGGAGAGTCAAAATTAGTGAAGGATAAAAAATTACCGACCTCAGCTGAAGTAGCAAGGTATGGTTATAAATCCATGATGAACGGAAAACGTGTAGCAATTCACGGTTTTCAGAATAAAATGATGGCTTTCAGTGTGCGTTTTACCCCTAGAAACTGGGTGACTGCGCTAGTTAAGAAACTTTCTGAAAAAGGATAAACTAATCCACCTTATTCAATTTGAAAGTGTAAAAACCATAATCGTCATATACTTCTATGTTCAAGTTGTTAAAACCAATTCTAGTTGCATTGCTATAAAAACTGAAATTTTCACGATGGATATGATCAAGGAATTCCATATCAAGGGTATAAATTCTTTCATTCCCATCGTGATATTGGGTTTTGTGAAGCGTTAAAAACCAATCACCTTCAAAATAAGCATTTAATGAGGCGTCATAATATTCAGCAAATCCATCATCATAAAATGTAATTTCATCACCTCTGTAGTCATCTATTAAGTTTTTTCGAAAAAGCGCATAATCACCTTTGTAAAAAGCGCGGTCAAAATACCATCGACCTTCTATACGATTTTCTCTTCTTTCTAATCTACCTCTATCGGTGCAAGAGATGAATACGATAACAATCAGCAAAAGGAAGCTTAATTTTTTCATAAGTCTGATTTTTGATTAGTTTTTCCTAACCAAAAATCAGACCAAACTGCATTTTACCTATGTTTATGACCAGGTTCATATATCAGTCTTATGAAGCTACTTAATCGTTCCCTTTCTCTGTCTATGGGTATTCCACCAACAATACCCACCAATAAATTATTAGAAATAGATACTCTCATTTGAGGTCTAATAGTCATATCAAAATCATTTTTGGCAAGAGTTTTATTAAACTCCACCCCAATAAAATTGCGTGTATTAGGAATCATATAATGAAAGTTAGTATTGATTTCATATTCAAAGTCACGATCTAATTCACTATTGAAAGGTACAAACCATTTTGGACCAGTATAAATCAAAGAATGAAATCCGTTTCTCCAGTTTGTAGCTGTAATCAGAAATGGATTGACTACATCACCTTCAAAAATCGAGCTTGTGCTTATGCTATCTAAGGGTGTAAATACCAATTCATTTATTCCTCCAAATGCCACGGAAGTATTCATTTTTTCAGACACTAAAAAAGTCCACTGAAATGCAGTTTTGATAGATTCAACTCTATTGGAGGGTCGCATCCCATTAGTATTCTCCAATCCATTGGAAGTATAAATAGAAACGGGTACTTCAATTTCCAGACCTAATCGATCCATTACTGCCCACTCGTATTCCACCAAGGCTTCATATTTGTCATAATTTAATCTATCAAACATTCCTAAGCCAACATTCCATTCACTTTCGCCTTTTCTGGCTCCTAAATCTCGAATAAGGTCGATAAAAAGGGGTTCAGCATGTTCAATTTTTAACGGTTTTTCAGCTTGTTCCTCAACTTTTTCTTGTGCATTGACCGTGTGCAGGGCACATAATAATAGTATTGCTATAAGTATAGCTATAGATTTCTTGTAAATCATCTCTAAAATAATTTTATAAGTTAAACCCTGGAATTAGGGCTATAAATAAATTGCGACCAACTAAATTGTTGATTCTTAAGATTGTGATTTACAAAAATTGAGGTGGTGGTGTATCAATCACTTGAAACCCCTTAGCTATGCTGAAATAGGGATATATAGATTGATTCTCGCTGATATGATTATTCTTTTCAATTAATGTTATTTCCAAAGTACTGCTCACAAATTTTTGAATGCTATCCACTAAATCATCCGAACTATCATCATGTTCATCTGTCTCAACCAAATCTGTATTTACAACATCCTCTACCAATATCTCTAAAATACCTGCAGCATTATTTTCAATTTCCGTATTTGGATTGAAGCGCTCCATTTCAGGTATCAAAATATTGTTTAGCAAAATAAAAATGAGGAAAATAGACGAGACTACTTTACCTTTTCTAGATGTGATATTTTCTCTAAGTATTTTCAATATAGATACAAAACAATAAATTTTTGAAGCAACAAACGTAGATAGAATCTGTTTGGTTTAATAATTTTTCTCATATTTATTAATCCTTAAACACTCAACTAATTATTTATGTCTGAAAACGAATTATTAGAAAAAATAAAACAAAGAAATCCCAACGAACCGGAATTCATACAAGCTGTGGAAGAAGTCATTTCTTCTGTAAGTACTGTTTTCAAGAAACATCCTGAATATCACCGTTTGAAGCTTTTGGAAAGAATGGCAGAACCTGAACGACTGATCTCTTTTAGAGTGAACTGGTTGGATGATGCAGGTGAAGTACAAGTCAACAGAGGCTTTAGAGTCCAAATGAACAGTGCCTTAGGTCCATACAAGGGAGGATTAAGGTTTCATCCTTCGGTCAATCAAAGTATTCTTAAATTTTTAGCTTTTGAGCAAATTTTCAAAAATGCTTTAACTGGCCTTCCATTAGGAGGAGGCAAAGGAGGAGCGGATTTTAATCCAAAAAATAGATCTGATGCAGAAATTATGAGGTTCTGTCAAGCTTTTATGAGCGAACTCTATCGCCACATCGGTCACTTCACAGATGTTCCTGCTGGGGATATAGGAGTTGGAAGCAGGGAAATTGGATTTTTGTTTGGGACTTACAAAAAACTACAAAATGAATTTACTGGAGTACTCACAGGAAAAGGCAGAGAATGGGGCGGTAGTTTAATAAGACCGGAAGCAACCGGTTATGGATTAGTTTATTTCTCTCAGTATATGTTAGACAAAGTAGGTGATAGTTTGAAGGATAAAATATGCATTGTCTCAGGTTCTGGGAATGTAGCGCAATTTACTTTGGAAAAATTAATAGAGTTGGGAGCCAAACCTATAACTGCATCAGACTCTTCAGGATATATAATTGATGAATCAGGAATTGATGTTGAAAAATTAGAATACATTAAAGAAATTAAAAACATCAATAGAGGAAGGATATCGGAGTATATTGAAAAATACCCTGATGCAAAATATCAAGAACTCAATAGAGAAAAAGACCATAATCCCTTATGGAAAACAAAAGCCGATTGTGCTTTCCCTTGTGCCACTCAAAATGAAATTAATAAAAAAGATGCAGCGAATTTAAAGAATTCAGGTGTAAAGCTAATTACAGAAGGCGCTAACATGCCATTAACAGCTGAAGCAATTGACATTATTTGCGAATCAGAAATTTTGTATGCTCCAGGCAAGGCAACTAATGCTGGTGGTGTGGCCGTTTCAGGTTTGGAAATGAGCCAAAACAGAATTGGTGTGTATTGGTCGAGAGAGGAAGTGGATGAAAAACTGAAGAAAATCATGAAAGATATCCATGATAATTGCGTGAAAACCGCAGAAGAATATGATCTTAACCAACACGATTATTTGGCTTCAGCAAATATTTTTGGCTTTCTAAAAGTGGCTGATGCCATGAAGGCGCAGGGGGTTATTTAAATAAAAGTAAGCTGTCATAACATTTATAAATTCATTCTAAAAATCGAATAAATGTTATGACAGCTAGCAATGCTTTTAATCAGGGTCTCCACTGCATTTACAAGTTCTAGTACTTCCCGAAGTGGATGTGATCCCGCGTTTATAACCATTGTTCTCGCAGCATTCTTGACAGTCTTCGGTATAAGTTACAGGATCGCTTGATGCACCAACGCAAGCATCAATTTCTTCCCCACCACAAGAGCTAAAAAACAATCCGAATGCAATGAATATAACTGTAAATAACAATCTTCTCATAATATTCTATTTTTGTTTCTATACTCTATCACAAATTTACGAACAAAATCAGGTCATAATTTTTCGAGAATTAAAAATATCCCGATTATCAAATAATTCTTTGAATATTTAGCTTAATCTTCTAGCTTTCAATTTCACTATCAACCTTTAATAGCATGAATTCAATTTTAAGGCATCAATGGCTTAGTTTTAGAAGATCCCCAGCTTTTGAAAAAGATTTAGGGATAAAAATATTCTTAGCAATTTTAGGTCTACTTGTCTTGGTAAACTTAATTTTTTTAAGTTCCAACTTGAATGAAACACTTCAAGCATTAGGGGTCGATAGCGAACCAACTCAATTGGTTAACCAGTTTCTTCTTTATTATTTCATCAGCGAACTGGCGTTAAGGTACATTATGCAAACTGTTCCAGTTTTAGACATTGAGCCTTATTTGCATTTGCCAATAAGAAAAAAGCTGATAACACGATTCTTAGTAATTAAATCGATTTTCAATCCCTACAATTTGATTGCTCCGGCAATTTTCATCCCATTAGCTATCACCACTTTTATTCCTGAAATAGGAATTGAAAAATCGATAGTTTGGCTCGCATTTACGCTTCTACTTTCTCTTTCCCTTCATTTCTTTAATATTTTGATGAAGAAAAAATTGGAGAACAATATGATGGTATGGTTGGTATTGGCAGCTTTGGTTGTGTTAAACTATATAGGAAATCGCTATATGAGTTTTGAATTAATTCCCTTGGGCACCTGGGCAACAGCAGTTTACAATATGCCAATACTTTTACTCATTCCAGTAACGCTTTTAAGTTTCTTAATTTACATAAGTGTTCAATTTTTCTATCAAAATCTTTACTTAGAAGATCTATTTGATGCCAAAATGATGTCTGGTGAAAAATTTACTAGCCGGCTTAGCAACTGGGAAAATAAAGGTTTGATGAATACACTTATTGTTCAAGAGCTAAAACTTATCTTGAGGCACAAGAGGAGCAGATCAAGCGTTATGCTCGCAGGAATATTTCTATTTTACCCATTACTTATTTTTAGTATGGGAGAAGAAGCGCAATCAAAAGCAATGGCTATTTTCGTGAGTGTCTTTTTTACTGGAATATTTATCATACAGTATGGCCAATTTTTGTGGAGTTGGAACACCAACCAAATGGATTTCTTTTTAACTAAAATAAACCCCTACACTTATTGGGTAGAATCAAGATATAGGCTGTTGATTTATTCTGTCTTAATTACCTCAGTTCTTTCCCTACCCTATTTTTATTTTGGCTACGAAGTAATGTTGATAATGGGGGCTACAGCTTTATATAATGTTGGTATAAATAGCATGTTGATCATGCGGATGAGTCTTTGGGGTGCTAAGCCTA
Protein-coding sequences here:
- a CDS encoding DUF5687 family protein, with the translated sequence MNSILRHQWLSFRRSPAFEKDLGIKIFLAILGLLVLVNLIFLSSNLNETLQALGVDSEPTQLVNQFLLYYFISELALRYIMQTVPVLDIEPYLHLPIRKKLITRFLVIKSIFNPYNLIAPAIFIPLAITTFIPEIGIEKSIVWLAFTLLLSLSLHFFNILMKKKLENNMMVWLVLAALVVLNYIGNRYMSFELIPLGTWATAVYNMPILLLIPVTLLSFLIYISVQFFYQNLYLEDLFDAKMMSGEKFTSRLSNWENKGLMNTLIVQELKLILRHKRSRSSVMLAGIFLFYPLLIFSMGEEAQSKAMAIFVSVFFTGIFIIQYGQFLWSWNTNQMDFFLTKINPYTYWVESRYRLLIYSVLITSVLSLPYFYFGYEVMLIMGATALYNVGINSMLIMRMSLWGAKPIELNKSAMMNYQGVGAAQFVVGIPLILGPIAVYTPFSLLWNNHIGILAIAIAGLIGLIFRKAFFNAIAKKLKKDKYKLIHDLTI